The Malus domestica chromosome 13, GDT2T_hap1 genome includes a window with the following:
- the MYB88 gene encoding transcription factor MYB51 (The RefSeq protein has 4 substitutions compared to this genomic sequence), with protein MPQEESKKKERHIVTWSQEEDDILRNQISTHGTENWAIIASKFKDKTTRQCRRRWYTYLNSDFKKGGWSPEEDMLLCEAQKIFGNRWTEIAKVVSGRTDNAVKNRFSTLCKKRAKYEALAKENAASHINQNDKRVIIRNGFNTDGTAETTAPSKKMRRSHIPSLSEGDRLLEQCGKMSQQLRAPFAVLIQNVHNVENLPDQNNVNGTKEVPVNAVQKSKFHGSFLKKDDPKIIALMQQAELLSSLALKVNAENTDQSLENAWKVLQDFLNQSKDSDILSYGINDFDFQLEDLKYLLEDLRSTTEGSRPSWQHCRQPDLYEESPGSSEYSTGSTLLSQTEYYQVEKNEVEIGSLNQEIRPGSQSIPIEGKNGVGDCEKGIFSEKQEIFPSCDEATKDYAVVSALSSIEFNSPIKVTPLFRSLAAGIPSPKFSESERNFLLKTLGEDSPCPNPSTNPSQPPPCKRSLLQSL; from the exons atGCCGCAGGAggagtcaaagaagaaggagcgCCACATCGTTAGTTGGTCTCAAGAG GAAGATGATATACTGAGGAATCAAATTAACACCCATGGAACAGAAAA TTGGGCTATCATTGCATCTAAATTCAAGGATAAAACAACCAGACAGTGCAGGAGAAG ATGGTACACATACTTGAATTCTGACTTCAAGAAAGGAGGGTGGTCACCAGAGGAAGACATGCTCTTGTGCGAG GCTCAAAAGATATTCGGAAACAGATGGACAGAAATAGCGAAGGTTGTTTCGGGAAG AACTGACAATGCTGTGAAAAACCGGTTTTCCACCTTGTGCAAGAAGAGAGCAAAATATGAAGCCTTAGCTAAAGAGAATGCCGCTTCATATATCAATCAGAATGACAAAAGGGTCAAAATCCGAAATGGATTCAATACAGATGGAACAGCAGAAACTACAGCACCTTCTAAGAAGATGAG GAGAAGCCACATCCCTAGTCTCTCCGAGGGGGACAGACTACTCGAGCAGTGTGGAAAGATGAGTCAGCAGCTAAGAGCTCCATTTGCAGTGTTGATTCAGAATGTCCACAATGTAGAGAATCTGCCAGACCAGAATAATGTGAATGGCACCAAGGAAGTCCCCGTGAATG CAGTACAAAAGAGCAAGTTTCACGGATCATTTCTCAAGAAGGATGATCCGAAGATAATCGCTTTGATGCAACAAGCAGAATTGCTCAGCTCGCTGGCATTAAAAGTTAATGCAGAGAACACAGACCAGAGTCTTGAAAATGCATGGAAG GTGCTCCAAGATTTCTTGAATCAAAGCAAAGATAGTGACATCCTCAGTTATGGAATTAACGATTTTGATTTTCAACTCGAAGATCTTAAATATCTGTTAGAGGACTTAAGGAGCACCACTGAAGGAAGCCGACCATCTTGGCA ACATTGCAGGCAGCCTGATTTATACGAGGAGTCTCCAGGAAGTTCCGAATACAGTACAGGGTCAACTCTTCTGTCCCAAACAGAATACTATCAAGTGGAAAAAAATGAAGTTGAAATAGGTTCACTGAATCAGGAGATTCGACCAGGGTCACAGTCAATTCCTATTGAAGGGAAAAATGGTGTTGGTGATTGTGAGAAAGGGATTTTTTCCGAAAAGCAAG AGATATTTCCATCATGTGATGAAGCAACAAAAGACTACGCAGTTGTTTCTGCATTGTCAAGTATAGAGTTCAATTCTCCTATTAAAGTTACCCCATTGTTCAGATCCTTGGCAGCAGGAATTCCTAGCCCAAAATTTTCTGAAAGT GAAAGGAATTTCTTGCTCAAAACGCTTGGAGAGGACTCCCCCTGCCCCAACCCAAGCACCAATCCTTCACAACCGCCACCCTGCAAACGATCCCTTCTCCAAAGTCTATAA
- the MYB88 gene encoding transcription factor MYB51 isoform X3 — protein sequence MPQEESKKKERHIVSWSQEEDDILRNQINTHGTENWAIIASKFKDKTTRQCRRRWYTYLNSDFKKGGWSPEEDMLLCEAQKIFGNRWTEIAKVVSGRTDNAVKNRFSTLCKKRAKYEALAKENAASYINQNDKRVKIRNGFNTDGTAETTAPSKKMRRSHIPSLSEGDRLLEQCGKMSQQLRAPFAVLIQNVHNVENLPDQNNVNGTKEVPVNAVQKSKFHGSFLKKDDPKIIALMQQAELLSSLALKVNAENTDQSLENAWKVLQDFLNQSKDSDILSYGINDFDFQLEDLKYLLEDLRSTTEGSRPSWQQPDLYEESPGSSEYSTGSTLLSQTEYYQVEKNEVEIGSLNQEIRPGSQSIPIEGKNGVGDCEKGIFSEKQEIFPSCDEATKDYAVVSALSSIEFNSPIKVTPLFRSLAAGIPSPKFSESERNFLLKTLGEDSPCPNPSTNPSQPPPCKRSLLQSL from the exons atGCCGCAGGAggagtcaaagaagaaggagcgCCACATCGTTAGTTGGTCTCAAGAG GAAGATGATATACTGAGGAATCAAATTAACACCCATGGAACAGAAAA TTGGGCTATCATTGCATCTAAATTCAAGGATAAAACAACCAGACAGTGCAGGAGAAG ATGGTACACATACTTGAATTCTGACTTCAAGAAAGGAGGGTGGTCACCAGAGGAAGACATGCTCTTGTGCGAG GCTCAAAAGATATTCGGAAACAGATGGACAGAAATAGCGAAGGTTGTTTCGGGAAG AACTGACAATGCTGTGAAAAACCGGTTTTCCACCTTGTGCAAGAAGAGAGCAAAATATGAAGCCTTAGCTAAAGAGAATGCCGCTTCATATATCAATCAGAATGACAAAAGGGTCAAAATCCGAAATGGATTCAATACAGATGGAACAGCAGAAACTACAGCACCTTCTAAGAAGATGAG GAGAAGCCACATCCCTAGTCTCTCCGAGGGGGACAGACTACTCGAGCAGTGTGGAAAGATGAGTCAGCAGCTAAGAGCTCCATTTGCAGTGTTGATTCAGAATGTCCACAATGTAGAGAATCTGCCAGACCAGAATAATGTGAATGGCACCAAGGAAGTCCCCGTGAATG CAGTACAAAAGAGCAAGTTTCACGGATCATTTCTCAAGAAGGATGATCCGAAGATAATCGCTTTGATGCAACAAGCAGAATTGCTCAGCTCGCTGGCATTAAAAGTTAATGCAGAGAACACAGACCAGAGTCTTGAAAATGCATGGAAG GTGCTCCAAGATTTCTTGAATCAAAGCAAAGATAGTGACATCCTCAGTTATGGAATTAACGATTTTGATTTTCAACTCGAAGATCTTAAATATCTGTTAGAGGACTTAAGGAGCACCACTGAAGGAAGCCGACCATCTTGGCA GCAGCCTGATTTATACGAGGAGTCTCCAGGAAGTTCCGAATACAGTACAGGGTCAACTCTTCTGTCCCAAACAGAATACTATCAAGTGGAAAAAAATGAAGTTGAAATAGGTTCACTGAATCAGGAGATTCGACCAGGGTCACAGTCAATTCCTATTGAAGGGAAAAATGGTGTTGGTGATTGTGAGAAAGGGATTTTTTCCGAAAAGCAAG AGATATTTCCATCATGTGATGAAGCAACAAAAGACTACGCAGTTGTTTCTGCATTGTCAAGTATAGAGTTCAATTCTCCTATTAAAGTTACCCCATTGTTCAGATCCTTGGCAGCAGGAATTCCTAGCCCAAAATTTTCTGAAAGT GAAAGGAATTTCTTGCTCAAAACGCTTGGAGAGGACTCCCCCTGCCCCAACCCAAGCACCAATCCTTCACAACCGCCACCCTGCAAACGATCCCTTCTCCAAAGTCTATAA
- the MYB88 gene encoding transcription factor MYB51 isoform X1, with translation MPQEESKKKERHIVSWSQEEDDILRNQINTHGTENWAIIASKFKDKTTRQCRRRWYTYLNSDFKKGGWSPEEDMLLCEAQKIFGNRWTEIAKVVSGRTDNAVKNRFSTLCKKRAKYEALAKENAASYINQNDKRVKIRNGFNTDGTAETTAPSKKMRRSHIPSLSEGDRLLEQCGKMSQQLRAPFAVLIQNVHNVENLPDQNNVNGTKEVPVNAVQKSKFHGSFLKKDDPKIIALMQQAELLSSLALKVNAENTDQSLENAWKVLQDFLNQSKDSDILSYGINDFDFQLEDLKYLLEDLRSTTEGSRPSWQHCRQPDLYEESPGSSEYSTGSTLLSQTEYYQVEKNEVEIGSLNQEIRPGSQSIPIEGKNGVGDCEKGIFSEKQEIFPSCDEATKDYAVVSALSSIEFNSPIKVTPLFRSLAAGIPSPKFSESERNFLLKTLGEDSPCPNPSTNPSQPPPCKRSLLQSL, from the exons atGCCGCAGGAggagtcaaagaagaaggagcgCCACATCGTTAGTTGGTCTCAAGAG GAAGATGATATACTGAGGAATCAAATTAACACCCATGGAACAGAAAA TTGGGCTATCATTGCATCTAAATTCAAGGATAAAACAACCAGACAGTGCAGGAGAAG ATGGTACACATACTTGAATTCTGACTTCAAGAAAGGAGGGTGGTCACCAGAGGAAGACATGCTCTTGTGCGAG GCTCAAAAGATATTCGGAAACAGATGGACAGAAATAGCGAAGGTTGTTTCGGGAAG AACTGACAATGCTGTGAAAAACCGGTTTTCCACCTTGTGCAAGAAGAGAGCAAAATATGAAGCCTTAGCTAAAGAGAATGCCGCTTCATATATCAATCAGAATGACAAAAGGGTCAAAATCCGAAATGGATTCAATACAGATGGAACAGCAGAAACTACAGCACCTTCTAAGAAGATGAG GAGAAGCCACATCCCTAGTCTCTCCGAGGGGGACAGACTACTCGAGCAGTGTGGAAAGATGAGTCAGCAGCTAAGAGCTCCATTTGCAGTGTTGATTCAGAATGTCCACAATGTAGAGAATCTGCCAGACCAGAATAATGTGAATGGCACCAAGGAAGTCCCCGTGAATG CAGTACAAAAGAGCAAGTTTCACGGATCATTTCTCAAGAAGGATGATCCGAAGATAATCGCTTTGATGCAACAAGCAGAATTGCTCAGCTCGCTGGCATTAAAAGTTAATGCAGAGAACACAGACCAGAGTCTTGAAAATGCATGGAAG GTGCTCCAAGATTTCTTGAATCAAAGCAAAGATAGTGACATCCTCAGTTATGGAATTAACGATTTTGATTTTCAACTCGAAGATCTTAAATATCTGTTAGAGGACTTAAGGAGCACCACTGAAGGAAGCCGACCATCTTGGCA ACATTGCAGGCAGCCTGATTTATACGAGGAGTCTCCAGGAAGTTCCGAATACAGTACAGGGTCAACTCTTCTGTCCCAAACAGAATACTATCAAGTGGAAAAAAATGAAGTTGAAATAGGTTCACTGAATCAGGAGATTCGACCAGGGTCACAGTCAATTCCTATTGAAGGGAAAAATGGTGTTGGTGATTGTGAGAAAGGGATTTTTTCCGAAAAGCAAG AGATATTTCCATCATGTGATGAAGCAACAAAAGACTACGCAGTTGTTTCTGCATTGTCAAGTATAGAGTTCAATTCTCCTATTAAAGTTACCCCATTGTTCAGATCCTTGGCAGCAGGAATTCCTAGCCCAAAATTTTCTGAAAGT GAAAGGAATTTCTTGCTCAAAACGCTTGGAGAGGACTCCCCCTGCCCCAACCCAAGCACCAATCCTTCACAACCGCCACCCTGCAAACGATCCCTTCTCCAAAGTCTATAA
- the MYB88 gene encoding transcription factor MYB51 isoform X2 — translation MPQEESKKKERHIVSWSQEEDDILRNQINTHGTENWAIIASKFKDKTTRQCRRRWYTYLNSDFKKGGWSPEEDMLLCEAQKIFGNRWTEIAKVVSGRTDNAVKNRFSTLCKKRAKYEALAKENAASYINQNDKRVKIRNGFNTDGTAETTAPSKKMRRSHIPSLSEGDRLLEQCGKMSQQLRAPFAVLIQNVHNVENLPDQNNVNGTKEVPVNVQKSKFHGSFLKKDDPKIIALMQQAELLSSLALKVNAENTDQSLENAWKVLQDFLNQSKDSDILSYGINDFDFQLEDLKYLLEDLRSTTEGSRPSWQHCRQPDLYEESPGSSEYSTGSTLLSQTEYYQVEKNEVEIGSLNQEIRPGSQSIPIEGKNGVGDCEKGIFSEKQEIFPSCDEATKDYAVVSALSSIEFNSPIKVTPLFRSLAAGIPSPKFSESERNFLLKTLGEDSPCPNPSTNPSQPPPCKRSLLQSL, via the exons atGCCGCAGGAggagtcaaagaagaaggagcgCCACATCGTTAGTTGGTCTCAAGAG GAAGATGATATACTGAGGAATCAAATTAACACCCATGGAACAGAAAA TTGGGCTATCATTGCATCTAAATTCAAGGATAAAACAACCAGACAGTGCAGGAGAAG ATGGTACACATACTTGAATTCTGACTTCAAGAAAGGAGGGTGGTCACCAGAGGAAGACATGCTCTTGTGCGAG GCTCAAAAGATATTCGGAAACAGATGGACAGAAATAGCGAAGGTTGTTTCGGGAAG AACTGACAATGCTGTGAAAAACCGGTTTTCCACCTTGTGCAAGAAGAGAGCAAAATATGAAGCCTTAGCTAAAGAGAATGCCGCTTCATATATCAATCAGAATGACAAAAGGGTCAAAATCCGAAATGGATTCAATACAGATGGAACAGCAGAAACTACAGCACCTTCTAAGAAGATGAG GAGAAGCCACATCCCTAGTCTCTCCGAGGGGGACAGACTACTCGAGCAGTGTGGAAAGATGAGTCAGCAGCTAAGAGCTCCATTTGCAGTGTTGATTCAGAATGTCCACAATGTAGAGAATCTGCCAGACCAGAATAATGTGAATGGCACCAAGGAAGTCCCCGTGAATG TACAAAAGAGCAAGTTTCACGGATCATTTCTCAAGAAGGATGATCCGAAGATAATCGCTTTGATGCAACAAGCAGAATTGCTCAGCTCGCTGGCATTAAAAGTTAATGCAGAGAACACAGACCAGAGTCTTGAAAATGCATGGAAG GTGCTCCAAGATTTCTTGAATCAAAGCAAAGATAGTGACATCCTCAGTTATGGAATTAACGATTTTGATTTTCAACTCGAAGATCTTAAATATCTGTTAGAGGACTTAAGGAGCACCACTGAAGGAAGCCGACCATCTTGGCA ACATTGCAGGCAGCCTGATTTATACGAGGAGTCTCCAGGAAGTTCCGAATACAGTACAGGGTCAACTCTTCTGTCCCAAACAGAATACTATCAAGTGGAAAAAAATGAAGTTGAAATAGGTTCACTGAATCAGGAGATTCGACCAGGGTCACAGTCAATTCCTATTGAAGGGAAAAATGGTGTTGGTGATTGTGAGAAAGGGATTTTTTCCGAAAAGCAAG AGATATTTCCATCATGTGATGAAGCAACAAAAGACTACGCAGTTGTTTCTGCATTGTCAAGTATAGAGTTCAATTCTCCTATTAAAGTTACCCCATTGTTCAGATCCTTGGCAGCAGGAATTCCTAGCCCAAAATTTTCTGAAAGT GAAAGGAATTTCTTGCTCAAAACGCTTGGAGAGGACTCCCCCTGCCCCAACCCAAGCACCAATCCTTCACAACCGCCACCCTGCAAACGATCCCTTCTCCAAAGTCTATAA
- the MYB88 gene encoding transcription factor MYB51 isoform X4, producing the protein MPQEESKKKERHIVSWSQEEDDILRNQINTHGTENWAIIASKFKDKTTRQCRRRWYTYLNSDFKKGGWSPEEDMLLCEAQKIFGNRWTEIAKVVSGRTDNAVKNRFSTLCKKRAKYEALAKENAASYINQNDKRVKIRNGFNTDGTAETTAPSKKMRRSHIPSLSEGDRLLEQCGKMSQQLRAPFAVLIQNVHNVENLPDQNNVNGTKEVPVNVQKSKFHGSFLKKDDPKIIALMQQAELLSSLALKVNAENTDQSLENAWKVLQDFLNQSKDSDILSYGINDFDFQLEDLKYLLEDLRSTTEGSRPSWQQPDLYEESPGSSEYSTGSTLLSQTEYYQVEKNEVEIGSLNQEIRPGSQSIPIEGKNGVGDCEKGIFSEKQEIFPSCDEATKDYAVVSALSSIEFNSPIKVTPLFRSLAAGIPSPKFSESERNFLLKTLGEDSPCPNPSTNPSQPPPCKRSLLQSL; encoded by the exons atGCCGCAGGAggagtcaaagaagaaggagcgCCACATCGTTAGTTGGTCTCAAGAG GAAGATGATATACTGAGGAATCAAATTAACACCCATGGAACAGAAAA TTGGGCTATCATTGCATCTAAATTCAAGGATAAAACAACCAGACAGTGCAGGAGAAG ATGGTACACATACTTGAATTCTGACTTCAAGAAAGGAGGGTGGTCACCAGAGGAAGACATGCTCTTGTGCGAG GCTCAAAAGATATTCGGAAACAGATGGACAGAAATAGCGAAGGTTGTTTCGGGAAG AACTGACAATGCTGTGAAAAACCGGTTTTCCACCTTGTGCAAGAAGAGAGCAAAATATGAAGCCTTAGCTAAAGAGAATGCCGCTTCATATATCAATCAGAATGACAAAAGGGTCAAAATCCGAAATGGATTCAATACAGATGGAACAGCAGAAACTACAGCACCTTCTAAGAAGATGAG GAGAAGCCACATCCCTAGTCTCTCCGAGGGGGACAGACTACTCGAGCAGTGTGGAAAGATGAGTCAGCAGCTAAGAGCTCCATTTGCAGTGTTGATTCAGAATGTCCACAATGTAGAGAATCTGCCAGACCAGAATAATGTGAATGGCACCAAGGAAGTCCCCGTGAATG TACAAAAGAGCAAGTTTCACGGATCATTTCTCAAGAAGGATGATCCGAAGATAATCGCTTTGATGCAACAAGCAGAATTGCTCAGCTCGCTGGCATTAAAAGTTAATGCAGAGAACACAGACCAGAGTCTTGAAAATGCATGGAAG GTGCTCCAAGATTTCTTGAATCAAAGCAAAGATAGTGACATCCTCAGTTATGGAATTAACGATTTTGATTTTCAACTCGAAGATCTTAAATATCTGTTAGAGGACTTAAGGAGCACCACTGAAGGAAGCCGACCATCTTGGCA GCAGCCTGATTTATACGAGGAGTCTCCAGGAAGTTCCGAATACAGTACAGGGTCAACTCTTCTGTCCCAAACAGAATACTATCAAGTGGAAAAAAATGAAGTTGAAATAGGTTCACTGAATCAGGAGATTCGACCAGGGTCACAGTCAATTCCTATTGAAGGGAAAAATGGTGTTGGTGATTGTGAGAAAGGGATTTTTTCCGAAAAGCAAG AGATATTTCCATCATGTGATGAAGCAACAAAAGACTACGCAGTTGTTTCTGCATTGTCAAGTATAGAGTTCAATTCTCCTATTAAAGTTACCCCATTGTTCAGATCCTTGGCAGCAGGAATTCCTAGCCCAAAATTTTCTGAAAGT GAAAGGAATTTCTTGCTCAAAACGCTTGGAGAGGACTCCCCCTGCCCCAACCCAAGCACCAATCCTTCACAACCGCCACCCTGCAAACGATCCCTTCTCCAAAGTCTATAA
- the LOC103452333 gene encoding probable F-box protein At1g44080, which produces MADDETSMSLNGDPLALCLSLSSNKKHRLMVRRNLSMSISEWASLPEALIFLILDNLLEPIDHVRFAAVCKEWCYLSKVYNLATQRWLKVLPMLLIPSQLESQTQVETTGPTTRAVYSINEGKVYENVRLPVPYSKICRGSSHGWLATIDLADQPINITLVNPFTKETIRLPPLEFEAQDMNLWFHPYENFVQKVILSTDPSLNRDNYMVVAIYRGVCRLAFTKAGEKYWRSIHINVTDAVFYKNKIYAVGYRLGSIFSVDVEKSHAYRRQPFIQIAPFIEIGQADWEYLVESIKGDLLQVRMFAIKDGRTKGSWTESFCVYKVVFDDSNRTIRKVEVKDIGDEALFLGVNHSFSVLASNFVGCKPNCIYHTCKLNPTGMNIFNLEDKSITRIQVPSPNCDPTSRIPPAIWIFPTFNGLGH; this is translated from the exons ATGGCGGACGACGAAACATCAATGAGTTTAAATGGGGATCCGTTGGCCCTGTGCCTAAGCCT GTCGTCTAACAAGAAGCATCGTCTTATGGTTAGGAGGAACCTGTCGATGTCGATATCAGAATGGGCAAGTCTTCCCGAAGCCCTTATCTTTCTAATTCTGGATAACTTGTTGGAACCCATTGATCATGTTCGCTTTGCTGCCGTTTGCAAGGAATGGTGTTATCTTTCCAAAGTCTATAATCTTGCAACGCAGCGGTGGCTTAAGGTACTTCCCATGCTCTTGATCCCTTCCCAATTAGAATCACAAACACAAGTAGAAACTACTGGCCCGACAACAAGAGCAGTATACAGTATTAATGAAGGGAAAGTTTACGAGAATGTTCGGTTACCTGTGCCTTACAGTAAGATATGTCGTGGCTCCAGCCATGGTTGGTTGGCCACAATTGATCTAGCGGACCAACCTATCAACATAACTCTGGTAAACCCTTTCACAAAAGAAACCATTCGTCTTCCTCCGTTAGAGTTCGAGGCCCAAGATATGAACCTATGGTTTCACCCCTACGAGAATTTCGTCCAAAAGGTTATATTATCCACCGATCCCAGTTTGAATCGTGACAATTATATGGTTGTTGCAATATACCGCGGAGTTTGCAGGTTGGCTTTCACTAAAGCGGGAGAAAAGTATTGGAGGTCCATCCATATAAACGTGACTGATGCtgtattttataaaaacaaaatctaCGCAGTTGGGTATCGGTTGGGAAGCATCTTCTCAGTTGATGTTGAGAAGTCACATGCATATCGACGTCAACCATTCATTCAAATCGCACCTTTCATTGAAATCGGACAAGCTGATTGGGAATATCTTGTGGAATCAATCAAGGGAGACTTGTTGCAAGTTCGAATGTTTGCAATTAAGGATGGTCGTACTAAGGGGTCTTGGACCGAGAGTTTCTGCGTTTACAAGGTCGTATTTGACGATAGTAACAGAACCATCCGGAAGGTTGAGGTAAAAGACATTGGAGATGAGGCTTTGTTTCTCGGCGTCAACCATTCATTCTCTGTTCTGGCTTCGAATTTTGTTGGATGTAAGCCGAATTGCATATACCACACATGTAAGCTAAACCCAACTGGCATGAATATCTTCAATTTAGAGGACAAAAGCATCACCCGGATCCAGGTCCCTAGTCCTAATTGTGATCCGACCAGCCGTATACCACCTGCGATTTGGATTTTCCCAACCTTTAACGGACTTGGCCATTGA